One Lactobacillus crispatus DNA segment encodes these proteins:
- the glnA gene encoding type I glutamate--ammonia ligase, protein MSKQYTAEEIKQEVEDKDVRFLRLAFTDINGTEKAVEVPKSQLDKVLTNDIRFDGSSIDGFVRLEESDMVLYPDFSTWTVLPWGDEHGGKIGRLICSVHTTDGKPFAGDPRNNLKRVLGEMNEAGFDTFDIGFEMEFHLFKLDEDGNWTTEVPDHASYFDMTSDDEGARCRREIVETLEGMGFEVEAAHHEVGDGQQEIDFRFDDALTTADRCQTFKMVTRAIARKHGLFASFMAKPVQGQAGNGMHNNMSLFKNGKNVFYDKDGEFHLSNTALYFLNGILEHARAITAIGNPTVNSYKRLIPGFEAPVYIAWAAKNRSPLVRIPSAGEINTRLEMRSADPTANPYLLLAACLTAGLNGIKEQKMPMKPVEENIFEMTEEERAEHGIKPLPTTLHNAIKAFKKDDLIKSSLGDHLMHSFIESKELEWSKYSQSVSDWERQRYMNW, encoded by the coding sequence ATGAGTAAACAATATACTGCAGAAGAAATTAAGCAAGAAGTTGAAGACAAGGACGTTAGATTTTTACGCTTGGCCTTCACTGATATTAACGGTACTGAAAAGGCCGTTGAAGTACCTAAGAGTCAATTAGATAAAGTTTTGACTAATGACATTCGCTTTGATGGTTCTTCAATTGATGGCTTTGTTCGTCTTGAAGAAAGTGACATGGTTTTATATCCAGACTTCTCAACTTGGACAGTATTGCCATGGGGTGACGAACACGGTGGTAAGATTGGTCGTTTGATTTGTTCAGTTCACACCACTGATGGCAAGCCATTTGCTGGTGATCCAAGAAATAACTTGAAGCGTGTTCTTGGTGAAATGAATGAAGCTGGATTCGACACTTTTGATATTGGTTTTGAAATGGAATTCCATCTTTTCAAGTTAGACGAAGATGGCAATTGGACTACTGAAGTTCCAGATCATGCTTCATACTTTGACATGACTTCAGACGATGAAGGTGCAAGATGCCGTCGTGAAATCGTTGAAACTCTTGAGGGCATGGGCTTTGAAGTTGAAGCAGCTCACCACGAAGTAGGTGATGGTCAACAAGAAATCGACTTTAGATTCGATGATGCTTTGACTACCGCTGACAGATGCCAAACCTTTAAGATGGTAACGCGTGCAATTGCTAGAAAGCACGGTTTGTTTGCAAGCTTTATGGCTAAGCCTGTTCAAGGTCAAGCTGGTAACGGGATGCACAACAACATGTCATTATTTAAGAATGGCAAGAACGTCTTTTATGACAAGGATGGCGAATTCCACCTTTCAAATACTGCTCTTTACTTCTTGAATGGTATTTTGGAACATGCTCGTGCCATTACTGCAATTGGTAACCCAACCGTTAACTCATACAAGCGTTTAATTCCAGGTTTTGAAGCTCCAGTTTACATTGCTTGGGCTGCTAAGAACCGTTCACCACTTGTACGTATTCCAAGTGCTGGTGAAATCAATACTCGTTTGGAAATGCGTTCAGCTGATCCAACTGCTAACCCATACTTGTTACTTGCTGCATGTTTAACTGCTGGTTTGAATGGTATTAAAGAACAAAAGATGCCAATGAAGCCAGTTGAAGAAAACATCTTTGAAATGACTGAAGAAGAAAGAGCAGAACATGGTATTAAGCCATTACCAACTACTCTTCACAACGCAATTAAGGCCTTCAAGAAAGATGATTTAATTAAGAGCTCATTAGGTGATCACTTAATGCACAGCTTCATTGAATCAAAGGAATTAGAATGGTCTAAGTACTCACAATCAGTTTCAGATTGGGAACGTCAACGTTACATGAACTGGTAA
- a CDS encoding aminotransferase class I/II-fold pyridoxal phosphate-dependent enzyme yields MNNLPEKLQKIVKEVDQQIAPKLVEIEDQIVYNTAKVLAAYQANDVAEADLNGANGYGDDDMGRDKLDKIYAQVFQTEDAVVRPQFVSGTHTLFVALAGNLKYGDTLTYLTGQPYDTLQKVIGLTDDKRGTLVERGVHFSYVPLTDDGLVDYDEAEKVLKRDQPKIVAIQRSRGYSTRKTFTVDQIKDMIAFVKRVSPKSIVFIDNCYGEFSEKHEPTEYGADLMAGSLIKNAGGGLAKTGGYIVGKKDLVENAKLALTAPGCTDEGATIGNLHDFYEGFFLAPNVTGMAEKGMIFAAALFAKMGLNVTPAWDEKRSDIIETIIFGDPDKMVKFVQEVQKNSPIDSFVTPEAVHMEGYEDKIIMAAGNFVSGSTIEFSADGPIRPPYAVYMQGGLTYAHDKVAIINAVRDTFFNKK; encoded by the coding sequence ATGAATAATTTGCCAGAAAAATTACAAAAAATTGTTAAAGAAGTTGATCAACAGATCGCACCTAAACTGGTTGAGATTGAAGATCAAATTGTCTATAATACGGCTAAAGTTTTGGCGGCTTACCAAGCTAATGATGTCGCTGAAGCCGATTTAAATGGGGCTAATGGCTATGGCGACGATGATATGGGAAGAGATAAGCTAGATAAGATCTATGCTCAAGTTTTTCAAACTGAAGATGCGGTAGTTCGGCCTCAATTTGTTTCAGGTACGCACACCTTGTTTGTAGCTCTAGCAGGCAATTTGAAATACGGCGATACGCTAACTTATTTAACTGGACAGCCTTACGATACTTTGCAAAAAGTGATTGGCTTGACTGATGATAAGCGTGGTACTTTAGTCGAGCGCGGCGTGCATTTTTCATATGTGCCGTTAACCGATGATGGGTTAGTTGATTATGACGAGGCTGAAAAGGTTCTTAAACGTGATCAGCCTAAGATCGTTGCCATTCAACGTTCACGTGGCTACTCCACCAGAAAGACCTTTACAGTTGATCAGATTAAGGACATGATTGCCTTTGTTAAACGGGTCAGCCCTAAGAGTATTGTCTTTATTGACAATTGTTATGGCGAATTTTCGGAAAAACATGAGCCAACTGAGTATGGTGCTGACTTAATGGCAGGATCGCTGATTAAGAATGCTGGTGGTGGTCTAGCTAAGACCGGTGGTTATATTGTTGGTAAAAAGGATCTGGTTGAAAATGCAAAACTTGCATTGACTGCTCCAGGCTGCACCGATGAGGGCGCCACTATTGGCAATTTGCATGACTTTTATGAAGGCTTTTTCTTGGCTCCTAATGTTACCGGTATGGCTGAAAAGGGAATGATTTTTGCGGCTGCTTTGTTTGCCAAAATGGGCTTGAATGTTACCCCAGCTTGGGATGAGAAGCGAAGCGATATTATTGAGACAATTATTTTTGGTGATCCTGATAAGATGGTTAAATTTGTGCAAGAAGTACAGAAAAACTCACCGATTGATTCCTTTGTAACGCCTGAAGCTGTGCATATGGAGGGCTACGAAGATAAGATTATTATGGCTGCTGGTAATTTTGTTTCGGGTTCAACTATTGAATTTTCAGCGGATGGTCCAATTAGACCACCTTATGCGGTTTATATGCAGGGTGGCTTGACTTATGCGCATGACAAAGTAGCTATTATTAACGCGGTTCGTGATACATTTTTTAACAAAAAATAA